AGGCAGTTCATGCATCCACTACATAAGGCTGGTTAGTTGTTACTTCATTGACCTCAATTTGTCATTTAGTTTCTTATTATTGTACTTTGCATTGTATTCAGCATAACATCTGGATCCTAAGTACCAATACAAGCATAGACTTGCAATGAGACAAGATCTGATTGAAGCAGTTCACATAGTGGTCAAGAGGTTTGAGCCAGATGCAACTTGCCATTCATTTATCAATCAAGAAGTGAGAGTAGGGCATTGTTTGGTGGTTAAGAACTTATGCAATTATAATTTTGGTATTGATGCTAACATTGGTACCAATAACTGAAATGGATGCAGATTAAAGGATCCAGGGATTACACTGGAAGTTTCAGCCGGTCAGTGGTTGTTGCGGCTCAAGATGGCGCCACTGCTGCTTGGTCCAATCACCTTAGTCTTTTCATTCATATTTAAATATGCATCATCATTTACTATTACCTAACAATTTTCTTTAATGCTCttatgcagctgaatggtggttGCAATATGGCAGAGACTCACCCAACGTAACCAAGATTAACAGTTAAAGTACTTTCCCAAACATGTTTTGCCACTGGGTGCAAGCACAACTGGAGTACGTTCAACCTCATACACTCCAAGAGGCGGAACCAATTGGGTGTTAAGCGGCTTGAGGACTTGGTCTATGTGCATTGTAATATGAGATTGAGAGAGGAGCACATACGCCTTTCCATGGAGAACAATATAAGCCCAATCGAGTTGGCCGAAATAATGTCATATATTCTGCCCATACATGACCTGCAATAGCTGTCAACAATCTTCAACTTTTACTTCAAAGAGCTTTCACGGAAAATATGTTTTCCAAATCACTTCCCCATTTCCCACTTCAGGTTATTGATTAAAGAACCCATCCAAAGGGCCACACCACACAACCTCAGAAACTGCTCACATAACAGtgcccccacccccccccccccctcttcaccacttctcttcCATTCCACTCTCTCTATCACCCAACCTAAAAAGCTACAACAGATAGAAATCTCCGTGCACCTTCACATATGAAACCTTAAATTCGGTGGGATCCTGTCTACCCTCTGAATGGAGCTATACTTTCTTCACTGAACTTCTAAGGCATTACACAAGCAAACCCTTATCACCCTTCTCATGTCTCTAATACCCAAACTGCCCAATTTCCTAAGTTTTTGCACCTTTTTCCTCTTTACAAAGCGAAAcgtttcccttcttttctcccAGCACATTCACTCCATCctgttatttgttttttttttttttaaatctcaatATGTTGGTACTGGAAGAATGGACATGAAATAACTGAGAGCGCTCCTCAAGGTAATTCTTTAATCTTCATTTCCAACAGGATAGTCTTCCTTCCATTATTTCAAGCACTGGATCCAACAGCAAAATCTCCCTATTCCCTGCCCAATAGGTCGACCCTAGTACAAGAAAGGAACAGACCCCACAACAAACCCAACTTCAAAACAGTCTCCCTTACGCTTTCATCAATATCACCCAATCCAAGACAACACAATTCTTCAtatttattctccaacccaaagTTACCACTTCCAATAATGAAACTGTAAACAAAGCACCCCCATGCTTGATATTATCCGCAAGCGCCTCCAGCTCTGGAAAGGCAGACTCTTATCCTATGCGGGTAGGCTTGAATGTATCAGATCAGTCCTCCAATCTTCCTACATTTACTGGTGTGGCATCTTCGCCATCCCTAAAGCCATCATCAAAGATATTGAGAGCCTTTTCTgcgctttcctctggaaagggaaagaaacctCCAAATTCCTGCATCCAATCAGCTGGAAATCCGTCTGTCTTCCCAAAGCTGAAGGTGGCCTTGGCATCCGCCGCATTCAGGACTCCAACATTGCCGAAATCCTCAAGCTCATCTGGAAAATCGCTTCCAAGCAtgattccatctgggtcaactgggtctactcccatcttcttaagaatgactccatttgggctGCTCCCCTCCGCCCCGGACGcgtcttgggtttggcgcaagatcctcctTCTCCGGCCTCTTGCCCTTACAGCCATCTCCTCCGCCATTGTTAATGGCTCCTCTACCTCtctctggcttgacccctggcatcCCTTAGGCATCCTTTACAATGTCTTTGGCCCTAGAGCTGTCTACAATTCTGGcatccccaaatctgccccTCTGGCCATCATCATTTCGTCTGGTTCCTGgtcccctccctctccccttccccctatcCTATCCCAAATTTGGcctaccctccccccccccccattaacCTTCCCTCTCATGCCAATAGGGACAAGGCAATTTGGCTTCCCTCCCCCTCTGGTCGCTTTACCACTAGATCAGCTTGGAACCATGTCCGTAGCCCTTCCGCCCCCGTCCCCTGGcacaacctagtctggttcaaaggctccatccctcgccatagccttACAGCATGGAGGTCACTCCACCTTTGccttcctacccaagcctttctACTGCACCATCACATCCCCATCCATCCCTCTTGCACCTTTTGCTGGAACGGTTTTGAGGAGACTGCCCATCTCTTCTTCGCTTTCCCATTCTCTTCTACTATATGGAAAaaatccctttcttccatctggTACCGAAGCAGGAGACACCTTCCATTTGACCGGGAATGCATCTGCTTGACCAACGCTTttaaaggcagcaccatctGTGATAGCATTGGCAAACTTGTTTTCGGCTCGGCTGTCCATCATATTTGGATGAAGAGGAATCtgaggagatggacttccaaatccagatctttcgacttgatttggaaagacaTCTCCTTCGAAGTTTCCTCTAAGATCAGCATTATCCCTCACCGTTCCTTcatggataccccaaggaacaggcacattgttgttacctggggtcTGGATAGTAATTTGTTGCAGTCCCCTTCTAGTTTAAGGAGGACTTGactttcttctctcccccccccccttctttttcccttttcctccTGCCCCttcctggggtttggtaatatatacttattcaccaaaaaaaaaaactgtaaacAAAAAATACCATCCACATACCGCAAATGCAAGATCACTGGTAAGGTATTCCATGCGCTAAAGAATGGTAGGTCAATTGGAACAACAGCACCAGAGCGGTGGCCAGATAACAACAGATTCCTTTCCTTGGTTTctgctttatttatttattttttataggaaaaagggaaaagggctATTAATCTTGGAAGTATGTATATCTATACATGATAACAAGTGCAGctgttgaaaaaaaaacagaaactgaTCACATATATACCACATAATTGCCATGGTAAGGACCTAAATCCACCCTCAAAGACCTTATTGACCCCATTGAACTCTTTTCACGAGAAAGCACAATCCCTAAACATAGCTAAAATGAACTTTCATTGTCTTTAAATGTTAGATTCCATCTCAAAAGAACAGTCTGTTAAGTGGAGGTGCTCACAGGTAAATGAAGACAAGGATGATCCAACTCATAGCCGATGTGGAATCCAACACTCACCCTCACATGTAGGTGCGGAGGGCACGGAGGAATTGCCATATACGTGGAAGGACggaatggaatggaatggaatggaatgaAATGGAAGCAAATCAGAAGCTGCTCTTACCATATTAGATTACATTTCAAAAGACCGGTTGGTTAACTTGAGGTACTCATAGCCAAGGTTACAAATTTGGTTTCAACCAGGATTTCAATCCTGGTCAAAACTGAAATATACCGTTGAAATCTGCGAAATGGGTCGAAATTTAGTCCATTTCATAGGTCAACTCAAAATGGTGGCCAAACGATGGaatttttcctgaaatttcttGCAGTGCCTATTTAAGCATATGTTTACATATGTTTGAATCATTTATACTGGAGAAAAAACCCCTCAAAGTGGTAGTTTGGCTTCAGATCCTAATTTACTAATATATGTCGTAGGCTACTATATCCTTTCCCTTATATAGCCAaatctacacataatttagtccTACAACATACAACATTCaataaaaattattgaaatatgCAAATAGAAATGACGAACCATAAAATTGGAAAGCAGTACATAATTTCAACCATTTTGAGCAAAATCCCAACcgtttggtcattttgccaaaattttgactaaaACCTTGTAAACCTATCAAGTTGCTGGTTGCTTCTGGTAAAAACTGATTTAACTGTCGAATATTTCAATATTTTGaccaaaattttgaactatAATCGTACGTATATGAAGACAAGGATGATCCCACTCACAGCTGATGTGGGATCCAACATTGACATCTTCTCCAGTCCATGAAAACACATTATCAAGTTCTAAAACTGCTTTAGGACCTCAGTCAATTTGAAACAATAAAAACTCTAAACCAAAAAGGTTCAAAACCCAACCAATGGAAGAGAATTCAGCTCATGCCAAACTACAGGAGCAAACCAAATACTGACATTATGTAACTTATGAAGATATAGGGATAATCCAAAGAAAAGATAACAAACTAAAGGTCATAAGATTAACACAAAGAACCATATATGCATAACTAAAATGATAAATGGTAGTTCAAGTAGTAGTAAAGTTGGATAAATATTACAGCTTACAGAGGtttaaataatttcaacactACTAAAATAGATGACCAATAAAAAcgatagaaaaaaaatcaatgaagtACATGAAACTGCAACTAGAAACAAATATAATGCATAGAATATCCAAATAATTATTATTACCTTCGCACTGTTATTGCCTTCCAAGTTTATGTACATGTCACAGTTGATAACAGTCTGATTTGGCGGAACTCTTCTGCGCTTATTCTGACCATTTAACCTATTAATAGGGTCTCCTATAACACCAATACCAATTGAAAGATTACATATGTAAGGCCACAAACAAAATTTTGGACTGGCAAAAAAACAGATTCAAAATGGATtataatataaaagaaaattgtTGAATAAGTTAAAAGCAGCCGACAGCCTACAGCCTGAACAGCACAAACACTCTTTAGATGTATCAGAAACTCTCTGCCAGCAATAAAAGAGCACAAATGGATTCTGGTCAAAACCAATGGAAATTTTACACATAATTGAACATGTATGGATATAAAAAGTTCACCAATTGCATGCAGTCTATGTAAGGGCAAATCTTTAGTCATTTTCTAACTGTGTCCACACAAGTTCAAAACCAAGAGTCATGTCGACACTTATGGACACTTCCTCTATTCTTTTTACATGACAGTGGGGCACAAATGATAcagagagtgagggagagagcatgcaaaagaaaaacacaatggtATGTATACTACTATCTGTTGGCATGAAGATGCAAAACAAAAATTCCGGTTAATAAAGCCTATAGTAATTCCGGGTTCAAAAACCCTATATAGGtttgctatgggcccacccagaTACTACACAACTCAAATAATAAGCCGATGGCAGATCTGTAATTTAATGAAATTCAAGGCTAATAAGAGAAGGAACAAAATAGGCACTGTACGTAGGTGAAAGTAGAGTTATAAGTGAGGAGGTAATtgtggaataaaaaataaaataaggagaaAATGGAATAAGCAACAATGGGAGGGTGCTTTCGGTGGGGTTAAAGAAACAACCACgataggttgtcttcaacctttgaAAAAACAGACCAGCGGAAATGGTGGACTGGCTTAACGTTGAAAGCTCCCTCGCAAGAGACCCACTCGAAATATGACTAAACAGTATATGAAGAGAGGAGTTTCAGGACCTACAACTACACCTGGCGGAAGAACAGGGACCAAATGTGAGTTTCAGTTCGAAATTCTCAGTTCAGGAAGTCTGATAGTCTCGAAGTTCTCAGTCCAGGAAGTCTAGCATCTGTATGCTCAGCTGGAGAAAAAATGGAGTGGGAACTTGGAAGatagcagaaaggaaaaatgatAGAATACTCAAACTAAGAAGTTGAACTAGAGCAGATCAACTCTCTCACATATAGTGGTCAGTTTTCAGAAGGAATGCGAACACCATAGAGTGTAGTGGGTGAAGttagcaaaacaaaaaaagggagtCAATTTTAATTTGAAGTAATGTTACCCTGACGCTTCAAGATAGATGCATGTTTGTGTCTGACATGTGGACAAAGACTTAAAAACACAACACATGGACAAGACTACCACCAATTCCTTTATCAACCCCCCCATCCACTTCCATTGCCACTATCGTTACTGCACATACATAAtttcaaggttctaaatctaGGTGCCGacctaggtttcgaccagccagaaaacgAAATTTGGTCAAAACCAGGTatttttttcccagccaacttgAGTTGGTGGTTTCAGGCccagaaatgcatttttttgctCTGGTTTTTTCTATACAGCCtgtttttgacattctaaacacaatacatgaactatttttttatttttttttaaaaaaacactcaaaatgatatttgtggttttgacccaagtttactagtgtacacTACTACACTGAAAGATCTTGTACAGTGTACACTACCCAGATTATAACTACTAAGTTCACATATAGTTAAACtactagaaaactaaaaaaaatcattttaaccaaataaaacataaattatACAACACACACCACTCAATTTGAAGTTGCGTGAAGAAATTCAACTTCTTGGCCTAAAACCTCCCTCCTTATGTCGAAACCAGCAGCTCTCGGTCAAAACTTGCTCAAAATGAGCAAGTGTCGATTGAGACTTGTGATTATAAATGGTTGGTTCGACCTGGTTCAACCATgttttggtcgaaaccagtCAAAACAGTGTATTTTTTATACTCCCTTAAAGTTTCGTCTTGGTCAGCTGCGATACCGAGATATAGTTCCATGCATAATTTATATGATAGCTTTCAAACTGCCCCATCCCACCCCCTCCAATATACAACCAGATACACACAATTGACATTTTCAACAAACACGAACAGAATTAAGAACATCAATAGATGATGAGATTTTAGTTTCAATATAATGTATGCCCTTATGGGGAAGGATGGTATCAGATCCAAGGATCAGATTAGTCTCTGCCGTTACAAGTGCAAACCAGCTGATAGACTAAATATTTGCCTGATTTATGAGAGGCGAGATTGGTCTTAATGTGAGTGTCAGCTGGATCAATCCCAACCAATCCTGATACAACTCCACTGATACGGCAATATGATCCCAATTCCTAAACCCTTGCCCGTGAGTCTCcagatctttctttttttttcaggtttGGTTAAAATCTGATACAACATGTCAATGTTGAATTCTGACCAAGTATTAAAAAACTTGAACTTGTAAACAGGATCGGCCTCTGTCCAATCAGAATCCAATTAGGATCAGCCAGAAATTGGCCGGAATCAGTCACATCAGAGGATAATGGGATCAGAGAGAAGTGTAGATTTCATTGGATCTCAgaattttttgagtttttagcTCAAAACAGTAAGTTTCCTTCACTTGTCTGTGCTTTTGgtaatcaaagaaaaaaaagacaatggcccaaaaaatgagattttcttgcattttttaACCGATTCAGATTCACTTGTAAAGAACCAGTGGAAATCGGAATCAGCCTCCATTGATTCCAACTCAAATCGGGCGACAACTGCAATTTCTGAAAAATTGATTCTGATGCCCATGCCTATCCAGAGGCAACAGATATTTGATGAGAGATGTTTGAACTATATCAATCACATTAATATGCAGGAAATGTAAGTCTTTAAAGAAACATCAAAGCAAATCACCAATAACTTTTAAAAAACTGTCAGCAAAGAGGAATAAGAGAATATGCTGAGATTTTCTTCAGCATTCTAAAATAGTAGTAAAATTTTTCACATAGGTGAGGAGAATTCCTTGAAAAAATAACCCTAGATGCATCCTGGATCGAGAGCACGATTCTCTCTCCCTCAcctcccccatccccaatttTCTCTAACTCAACCCCCTCCCCATCCTCACACACCGGAACCCTATGTTTGGTGAATCTCTCTTGCACACTTTTCCTCATCCCTGATATTGGTCAATCATCAATGGAGGTTGCCTAAGTGCAGCCTAGATGCTTGGTGGACCTGTCCCGTGAAGCTCCTTGGCGGAAAGATTTCAGATCAGGTTTTCTCTCCCTATCCCCGATTCTCTCTTGCTCACAACTTCCCACCCCCAACTATCTCTCACTCGCCCCCCCATCCCCGACTATCTCTCACTCACCTCCCCCAACCCCGGCTCTCTCTTGAGCACTTTCCCCATCTGTGTTAACCATCATCTAAGGTTGCTTGAACGCAGCCTGGATCTTCGGTGGATCTGTCACATGAAGCTCCTTGGCGTCTATGAAGGATCTACATGCCTGCCAAGCTGGTCAGTTGGGTATGATATATTTCGTTGTTCTTTCTCAGAAAAAGGGGTCTAAGACTATAGACCGTACTATAGACCGTAGACCCCCTTGGAGAGTTCCCTCCTTAGAGAGGATTTCAGTGTTCAACTGCATCACTGCGGTAAGATCTTTTGGCACATTCTGGTGGAGGTCTAGTTTCTTCTGCAGTAAGATCTTTTTGCTCAATTTGGTGGAGACCCTCCGGTAACCATCTTTGGGTATTGTACTTTTGTAGATGGCAATCTTTTCACTTGGCATAGCATGAAGCAAAATGTGGTacctcgttctagtgctgaggcagaatttcgtgctatggcacaaggtatttgtgaattACTATGGCTAAAGGGTTTATTGCAAAACCTTGGAGTTCCTGCCCGtctccctatgatgttgtattgtgacaccaaggctgcaatcagcattgcacataatccagtacagcatgatcgtaccaagcatattgaagtaGATAGGCATattatcaaggaaaagttggaagaatgactgatttgtattccctttgtgaagtctgctgatcaactaactgatattttcaccaagggattgtctggaaagttgtttcatcctactttagtcaagttgggcatgtttgacatttatgctccaacttgagggtgagtgttgaataatgtataccagaataccgtgggggtattctggtctttttggtattttatttatgctttattgaTGTACttttgagcaagggtagaattgtaattagggttgtgatactgtttacgtgaacagtgCCATGAACattttttccctttgtaatctctttcattattataaatagagagcttgactgatctcattgatcattcaagcatccCATTCATTGTGTTCTGTTTACAATAACCCTAGTGAGAGGTGgtggaaagacatgcatagcttaaaCCTTATACCAAGTttgactttgaatagagctgattagagagcaaggatccatgtagccaaccccatttagttgggacaaggctATGACGTTGGTGTAGCTGTTTTCAGCACTCAAGCAAGCATGAGAAGAGGAAAAACAATTCTAGATGATAAAACACCAAAGTTCTAAGTGAACAATCGAATGCACGAGGGAAAAGGTAAAAGGCAAACCTGAGTTACCTTGATTAACATCAGACTCTTCATCAAGGAGCACAGGTACCCCATGGTTCCTCCTGGACTTGTTCCTAGCCTAAAAGGTTGCAAAGCCAATATCAGAAAACCAAGTCACTAAAAAGCAAGTCCATGTAAATGAAGAAACAGGGGCACAATTACTAAAGAAACCATACTTCAGCAAAACTCCTTGGAGATGAGATCACAACTTCATCATCAATGGCCTCCACATCAATTGTTGCAGCGGATGGCAATGTCCCTCCTTGGACACTACTCTGTGCTCCCTGAGACCCAATTCCAGTAAAGATCTCCTCCAGAGCTCTCCCCTCACCCGGAGGTGTATCATTGAGGTCCACGTCCAGTACCATCTTTCTCCTGCGAGAATCCCTCACATACCCTTTCAAAGGCCGCCTCGGACCACGAGTGCTCATGCTATTTAACGCTGCTACCGCTGTAGGGTCAGAGCCCACGAACCctaaaataggaaaacaacCAATGC
The sequence above is a segment of the Telopea speciosissima isolate NSW1024214 ecotype Mountain lineage chromosome 7, Tspe_v1, whole genome shotgun sequence genome. Coding sequences within it:
- the LOC122669434 gene encoding E3 ubiquitin-protein ligase RNF4-like isoform X1 translates to MSTRGPRRPLKGYVRDSRRRKMVLDVDLNDTPPGEGRALEEIFTGIGSQGAQSSVQGGTLPSAATIDVEAIDDEVVISSPRSFAEARNKSRRNHGVPVLLDEESDVNQGNSGDPINRLNGQNKRRRVPPNQTVINCDMYINLEGNNSAKNEKKPSQPPVPPPPKEPTFSCPVCMGPLVEEMSTKCGHIFCKKCIKAAITAQNKCPTCRRRLTMKDVIRIYLPATN
- the LOC122669434 gene encoding E3 ubiquitin-protein ligase RNF4-like isoform X2, encoding MSTRGPRRPLKGYVRDSRRRKMVLDVDLNDTPPGEGRALEEIFTGIGSQGAQSSVQGGTLPSAATIDVEAIDDEVVISSPRSFAEARNKSRRNHGVPVLLDEESDVNQGDPINRLNGQNKRRRVPPNQTVINCDMYINLEGNNSAKNEKKPSQPPVPPPPKEPTFSCPVCMGPLVEEMSTKCGHIFCKKCIKAAITAQNKCPTCRRRLTMKDVIRIYLPATN